One Spinacia oleracea cultivar Varoflay chromosome 4, BTI_SOV_V1, whole genome shotgun sequence DNA segment encodes these proteins:
- the LOC130471862 gene encoding uncharacterized protein has product MRKSRRRTKLSSQDSNHGALLAHHEKDAIAFARKCDSCQRFASISHQPCEVLHPILSPWPFMKWGMDIVGPLPQASGQCVFMLEMTDYFSKWIEAEAFRRVRDTEVISFIKRNVLSRFGIPLRSSATTVLSSSASKLKNSAADTTSPCIPQHHGTLKQMAKLNQVTKSSSTTSRSVLTTPREDGLRNYL; this is encoded by the coding sequence ATGCGGAAATCACGCCGGAGGACGAAGCTTAGCTCACAAGACTCTAACCACGGGGCATTATTGGCCCACCATGAAAAAGATGCAATTGCCTTTGCCAGGAAATGCGACTCTTGTCAGCGGTTCGCATCCatctctcaccaaccttgtgaagtGCTCCATCCCATCCTGTCCCCCtggcccttcatgaagtgggggatggacatagtaggCCCCTTACCGCAGGCATCAGGGCAGTGTGTCTTCATGTTGGAAATgactgattacttctccaaGTGGATTGAGGCAGAAGCATTCAGACGAGTCCGAGACACTGAGGTAATTTCATTCATCAAGCGAAACGTCCTCAGTCGGTTCGGGATCCCTCTGAGATCGTCTGCGACAACGGTTCTCAGTTCATCAGCATCAAAACTAAAGAATTCTGCAGCAGATACAACATCACCTTGCATACCTCAACACCACGGTACCCTCAAGCAAATGGCCAAGCTGAAtcaagtaacaaaatcatcatcaacaacctcaagaagcgtCTTGACGACGCCAAGGGAAGATGGGCTGAGGAActacctatga